From Columba livia isolate bColLiv1 breed racing homer chromosome 5, bColLiv1.pat.W.v2, whole genome shotgun sequence, one genomic window encodes:
- the LOC135579506 gene encoding inositol 1,4,5-trisphosphate receptor-interacting protein-like 1, which translates to MEGPAARGSTLARARSRRRWGRGSPCCLPAASAPLLTCPQLPVAPSPAPQPPAPSLSHSPTEPLLSLLVQAMALLDVAFGLWQILTLNVQPVGYEPDEETRERMEQRAQMLNREMTRLWQEVERMNQEQRNQEQSGFAWASLLLSALQCWQFWAIAAVLVLLFGLCWWLRKRSHEPEREEESSGNNVEEERHREENNDANEAEERSDNANGAEEEHDDANGAEEENDDANEAEEQNDDANEDQEENDDDNEDEEEYDDANEGEEENGDDDEDEEEYDDANEGEEENGDDDEDEEEHDDANEGEGENGDDDEDEEEHDDANDPGVFFAEGIQWPVQHLDRDCTSVLSLVEIFILVYQRLFSNTSFPVLEKAIGVGSAFEGWSPREEDITYRLLLPLKPPRGHTFHLEPGPVWPMRNFRVRVELVCTCETEQPAGETRCFLHNPEQEQGRNASFSTLDDLCTDSYLDVQKTARYFQMFVRRSWRALPLSAIRRLTMLPSDRSCKFCVTNRRGKRLSIELMFGVQEGASDIFVSSQYTEAAYTPSTMWPETYAVAERKFFSHIAKHAQPDTGYLRCLQLCVGCLLGRDFSTYTMKTVVMHLLSAMPLSNWRRGHFWEWLNSIMQYLQRCLKKKHLNHFFIGNENVPEEINLPLELQLAQPVNLFQHLTQNPDAFLHAQLEFEELLNRVHIMLLRGR; encoded by the coding sequence ATGGAGGGCCCGGCCGCTCGCGGGAGCACCTTGGCCAGGGCAcggagccgccgccgctggggccggggcagcccttgctgcctcccagctgcCTCGGCCCCGCTCCTAAcctgcccccagctccctgtggcccccagccccgctccccagcCACCAGCCCCCTCCCTCTCGCACAGCCCCACTGAgccccttctctcccttctcgTGCAGGCCATGGCTCTCTTGGACGTTGCCTTCGGACTTTGGCAAATTCTTACGCTGAACGTGCAGCCGGTCGGCTATGAGCCGGATGAGGAGACGCGCGAGCGCATGGAGCAGCGTGCGCAGATGCTGAACCGGGAGATGACTCGGCTGTGGCAGGAGGTAGAGCGGATgaaccaggagcagaggaaccAGGAGCAGAGCGGCTTTGCTTGGgcatccctgctcctctccGCCTTGCAGTGCTGGCAGTTCTGGGCCATTGCTGCAGTCCTGGTCCTGCTCtttgggctctgctggtggctCAGGAAACGGAGCCATgagccagagagagaagaggagagctCCGGTAACAACGTGGAGGAGGAGAGACATAGAGAAGAGAATAACGATGCAAATGAAGccgaagaaagaagtgataatGCAAATGGAGCTGAAGAAGAGCATGACGATGCAAATGGAGCTGAAGAAGAGAATGATGATGCAAACGAAGCTGAAGAACAGAATGATGATGCAAATGAAGATCAAGAAGAGAATGATGATGAcaatgaagatgaagaagagtaTGATGATGCAAATGAAGGCGAAGAAGAAAATGGTGATGacgatgaagatgaagaagagtaTGATGATGCAAATGAAGGCGAAGAAGAAAACGGTGATGacgatgaagatgaagaagagcatGATGATGCGAATGAAGGCGAAGGAGAAAATGGTGATGacgatgaagatgaagaagagcatGATGATGCAAATGACCCGGGAGTGTTTTTTGCGGAGGGCATACAGTGGCCAGTTCAGCACCTGGACAGAGATTGCACGTCTGTGCTGAGCCTTGTGGAAATCTTCATCCTTGTCTACCAGCGTTTATTCTCAAATACTAGTTTTCCAGTGCTGGAAAAAGCTATCGGGGTGGGCAGTGCCTTTGAAGGGTGGAGTCCCCGTGAGGAAGACATCACCTACCGCCTGCTTTTGCCCTTGAAGCCCCCCCGTGGACACACCTTCCACCTGGAGCCGGGCCCCGTGTGGCCAATGAGGAACTTCCGCGTCCGCGTGGAGTTGGTGTGTACCTGTGAGACGGAGCAGCCGGCAGGAGAGACACGTTGCTTCCTCCACAACCCCGAGCAAGAGCAGGGGAGGAATGCAAGCTTCAGCACCCTAGACGACCTCTGCACTGACTCCTACCTAGATGTGCAGAAAACTGCGCGCTATTTCCAGATGTTCGTGAGACGTTCCTGGAGGGCTCTGCCTCTTTCAGCCATTCGCCGCCTAACAATGCTGCCCTCCGACCGCTCCTGCAAATTCTGTGTGACAAATCGCCGGGGGAAAAGGCTTTCAATTGAGTTGATGTTCGGGGTGCAAGAAGGCGCCTCGGACATCTTTGTGAGCAGCCAGTATACAGAGGCTGCCTACACCCCTAGCACGATGTGGCCAGAGACCTACGCTGTGGCAGAGAGGAAGTTCTTCAGTCATATCGCCAAACATGCACAGCCTGACACCGGCTACCTCAGAtgcctgcagctctgtgtcGGCTGCCTGCTGGGCAGAGACTTTTCCACCTATACAATGAAGACAGTTGTGATGCATCTGCTGAGCGCCATGCCGCTGTCAAACTGGCGCAGGGGGCATTTCTGGGAATGGCTGAACAGCATCATGCAGTACCTGCAGAGATGTCTGAAGAAGAAACA